AAGAACGAATTTCCTTCTTTTTCTTTGCTTTATAAAGAAAAAATTGAAATTATAAATTTACAAACTCACAAAATTATAGAGACATTTAATTTATAGCAAATTAAAAACACACCTTATAGAAACTTGACTTAACTATAAGGTGTGTTTTTTTATTACAGTTTACTTAGAATATTTGTTTTCAAGAGTTTCTATTAGATCTTTAGCGTATTCCTTTGCTCCAAAAAGAGATAAATCTTTATAGTTTCCACATTGAATAGGGTTAGATGCGGGAATCTCTTTAGCGGTAACTACTTTTTTTAATGAGTTAACTAATGCAAGTAGAATAGCTTTTTCATCTTTTTTATCCATCAAAATTAAATAAAAACCGGTACGGCACCCCATAGGTGAAATGTCAATAACATTATCTAATTCTTCCCTAAAAAAGCCTGCAAGAAGGTGTTCAAGGCCATGAAGAGCAGCAGTGGGAATGGCCGTTTCGTTTGGCTGTACAAATCTTAGATCAAATTTTGTGATTTGGTCACCCTTAGGGGTATAAATTTCCCCACACTTTCTGACAAAAGGTGCCTTAACTTTTGTGTGATCCATTGTGAAGCTTTCTACCACAGTTTTTGTCATTTTTATCTCTCCCTTTAATTTATTTAAAACTTTCTCTGTTAATTTATGATATCATAGCATTGTTACTTATAAAACATTAGTGAAGTATTAAAAGTTAAAGTGTAGCATAATCTATGTAATTAGAATTTTTGATTAATCTATTCATAGGATAGTAGTATGAGGTTTGCTTTAAATAAAAGTTTTATAGAGAATATATATTTTGAGAATTTAGCACAAATTTATATTTACTTGAATATATATTAGTAAAGGATAAAAAACATAGTTAGGGAGGTGTTTGTTATGAAAATAGTTGCCATAAAACTTCCCAAGTTCTTAAGTAAAATATTGAAATCATTTATGAAAGAAAAAGAGAAAAAATAAAAAGCGACCTACAGGGCGCTTTTTATTGCTTAAGTATTTTTTATTATAAGGCTCTTTTAACTTTACCTGCTTTTAAGCAACGGGTACAAACGTTTACTCTTTGAATAGAGCCGTTAATATCCGCTTTGATTTTTTGTAGATTTGGAGACCATCTGCGTTTGGTTTTAACGTTAGAGTGGCTTACTCTATGACCAGTACTGGACGCTTTTTCACAAACTATACATTTTTTAGCCATATGCCCACCTCCTTTTACAACAAAATATATTTTACCATAACTTTAAAATATTATCAAGGGAATTTGCTATACTAACAGGCAGAATTATTTATTATTATGTATCTTTATTAAGTTAACACTTTGTTATTTTATTTAATTCCATGTTTTGATTTTTTAAGCAAATGTAGTAAAATAGTAGATAGCACTATAAAAATACCTTTATAAGTTAAATATAAAATATTTGAGGGAGGAAAGAACATGAATTTAAAAACTGAACTAGGTAATGTAAGTGTGTCAAATGAGGTTATTGCTACTATTGCGGGGGCAAGCGCTACAGAGTGCTTTGGGCTTGTTGGAATGCAATCTAGAAAACAAGTCAGGGATGGAATATCAGACTTGTTAGGTAGAGAAAACCTAGGAAAAGGTGTTGAAATAACAGAAGAAGACGGACAGTTATACATTGAGTTGTTTATTGTTGTTAGTTTTGGTACTAAAATTCATCAAGTTGCGCAAAATGTAATTGATACAGTAAAATACTCCGTTCAAAAACTAACTGGTTTAGAGGTTCGTCATGTTAAAGTAAATGTTCAAGGAGTAAAAGTCGATAACAGCTAGTAAGAGGAGGAAATACTAAATGTACCTTAAGCAATTAGATGGAAATATTTTAAGTGAAATGCTTGTTTTGGGCGCAGAATCTTTGTCAGCTAATAAAGAAAAGATAGACAGTTTAAATGTTTTTCCTGTCCCTGATGGAGATACTGGTACCAATATGAATTTAACAATGGCTTCTGCCATTAGA
This genomic interval from Proteinivorax tanatarense contains the following:
- a CDS encoding Asp23/Gls24 family envelope stress response protein — encoded protein: MNLKTELGNVSVSNEVIATIAGASATECFGLVGMQSRKQVRDGISDLLGRENLGKGVEITEEDGQLYIELFIVVSFGTKIHQVAQNVIDTVKYSVQKLTGLEVRHVKVNVQGVKVDNS
- the rpmB gene encoding 50S ribosomal protein L28, whose translation is MAKKCIVCEKASSTGHRVSHSNVKTKRRWSPNLQKIKADINGSIQRVNVCTRCLKAGKVKRAL
- a CDS encoding S-ribosylhomocysteine lyase, which translates into the protein MTKTVVESFTMDHTKVKAPFVRKCGEIYTPKGDQITKFDLRFVQPNETAIPTAALHGLEHLLAGFFREELDNVIDISPMGCRTGFYLILMDKKDEKAILLALVNSLKKVVTAKEIPASNPIQCGNYKDLSLFGAKEYAKDLIETLENKYSK